Proteins encoded together in one Marinobacter sp. Arc7-DN-1 window:
- a CDS encoding choice-of-anchor N protein codes for MRTGTLAALVTGMLGAGSALAIPTLQLDIDGGTYVGGTEESTVTTTSSFDLWALGKTTEVDTAIDYYLSVALLPKTQNIGDPANLGSVTVNGTALSTLFGASEYGTPPVASVSNGGELAPHGIFDTYYYQLAFSFAGLPTIASYNVQDDTAGPAGEELFKQVFQIDASSLAGGYGLHFDLYTYGETNGQRTAITDFAPFSHDAAYCVDRDCGPVKVPEPSTLALFSIGLMGLVAIRRRIRTN; via the coding sequence ATGAGAACGGGAACTTTAGCGGCCTTGGTTACAGGGATGCTGGGAGCGGGCTCTGCGCTTGCCATACCAACACTACAACTGGATATTGATGGCGGCACCTATGTAGGCGGTACAGAAGAGAGCACCGTGACTACAACTTCATCATTTGATCTATGGGCTTTGGGCAAGACAACCGAAGTAGATACAGCTATTGACTATTACCTTTCGGTCGCGCTACTGCCCAAGACCCAGAATATCGGGGATCCGGCTAACCTTGGCAGTGTCACCGTAAATGGCACGGCGCTTTCCACCCTGTTTGGCGCCTCCGAATATGGCACTCCGCCTGTCGCATCAGTCTCCAACGGCGGAGAACTTGCCCCACACGGAATCTTCGATACCTACTATTACCAACTCGCATTCAGTTTTGCCGGCCTGCCCACAATTGCCTCCTACAACGTCCAGGACGATACGGCTGGACCTGCCGGTGAGGAGTTGTTCAAGCAGGTATTTCAGATCGATGCGTCATCACTGGCAGGGGGCTACGGTCTTCATTTTGATCTCTATACCTACGGCGAAACTAATGGCCAAAGGACGGCAATCACCGACTTTGCTCCCTTCTCTCATGATGCCGCCTACTGCGTCGATCGTGATTGTGGGCCGGTAAAGGTACCTGAACCCTCAACCCTGGCGC
- the istB gene encoding IS21-like element helper ATPase IstB, translating to MSQLEQTVARYRSLRLSAAADELTNLLAEAEANEMSYLSFADRLAEHELTQRQDKRIRRNRKMAAFPAEKRLEGFDYRHQTTITKRQVNALLDFQFIDERNNLVFIGPPGVGKTHLAIGIGHKAVEAGYRVLFRNALDLVEELELAEMKGELKKRVSQLAKYDLLVIDELGYLPMTRQARYNLFQLINSLYEYRSIILTTNKDFTSWGEFFHDDNVAVPIIDRVIHHSHIFMLGGESYRLKQKTTG from the coding sequence ATGAGCCAGCTTGAACAGACCGTGGCCCGTTACCGCAGCCTGCGCCTGAGCGCGGCCGCCGACGAACTGACCAACCTGCTGGCCGAGGCTGAAGCCAACGAGATGTCCTATCTCAGCTTCGCGGACCGGCTTGCCGAGCACGAACTGACCCAGCGCCAGGACAAACGCATCCGCCGGAACCGGAAAATGGCTGCGTTCCCAGCGGAGAAGCGCCTGGAGGGCTTCGACTACCGGCACCAGACCACCATTACCAAACGCCAGGTCAATGCCTTGCTGGACTTCCAGTTCATCGACGAGCGAAACAACCTGGTGTTCATCGGTCCGCCCGGTGTAGGCAAGACCCACCTGGCCATCGGCATTGGCCACAAAGCTGTGGAGGCCGGCTACCGGGTGCTGTTCCGCAACGCTCTCGATCTGGTGGAAGAACTAGAGCTGGCCGAGATGAAGGGTGAGCTGAAAAAGCGGGTCAGCCAACTGGCCAAGTACGACCTGCTGGTCATCGATGAACTGGGTTACCTGCCCATGACGCGGCAGGCCCGGTACAACCTGTTCCAGCTGATCAACAGCCTGTACGAATACCGGTCCATCATCCTCACCACCAACAAGGACTTCACCAGTTGGGGCGAGTTCTTCCACGACGACAACGTGGCGGTGCCGATCATTGATCGGGTCATCCACCATTCACACATCTTTATGCTGGGAGGAGAAAGCTATCGGCTGAAGCAGAAAACGACAGGCTAG